The following is a genomic window from Spirosoma foliorum.
GTTGTTTCAGAGACGAGGCTATGGCTCTATTTCATTGGTTGGCCGTTCGGGTGGGCCTAAGTTTACGCTCAATGCGCTTGATTTATACATGAATCTGGGTTGTCAGTTTCTGCAAAGCAACCACGAACTGGATACGCCCTTGGCGTCTTACGGCTGGGTACTTGATCAAAAAGCCCTGTCACCTGCGCTTAATCGTTGGGTAGATCGTCGTCATGTTATTCTGAAACGCCCTTTTCTGGCAACACTCGAAAAAGTGTTGAATCCCTGTCACGCCCAAATTCTGGTTACGTCGGTATTTCATATTACCTACCAAATGAAAATGGCGGAACTAGCCATGCTGGCCGGTTTCGATGGTGTGATTGTCTTAAAACGTGGTTTGGAAGGGAGTTTGGCTCCGTCAACCAGTCGGTCGAGTGGCGTGTTATGTGCCGTTCGAACCCCGAAAGGACATTTGTTTTTTCAGCATTTTGAAGGGGACTCAGGTGCTTTTGCCACGTTCCGTACCGAAACAGAAACAGTTTACGAGCAACCGCAGGCACTGGACAATGCCCGACTCATTCGCCAGTTTATGACTGAAGGGAAAACCCCAAATGCTGATTTTGACAACCGGGTTCGATTTGCCAACGCGCTCTACGGTCGGGGTCTGGACTGGATCGAAGGCCAGTTGCGATAAGGTATTTATGCTCGTTTATTTTGCCAATCCCGACCGCCAGGCTAGTACTTTGGCTTTTAAATCGTTCACCAGCTTCGCGTTTTGACTGGATACATCCGTTTGTTCGGAGGGGTCGGTGCTTAGGTTATAGAGTTCAGCACCGGAGCCGTCGGCGTTGACGAGCAGTTTCCAGTTTCCTTCTCGCATGGCCAGATTCGGACTTTTGTCGCGACCTTCCGGATAACGAAACGATTCGTTATTGCGGCCATATTCCCAGAAAAGGGGCTTTTTTCGACTAGCTGGTTTTCCTACTAGTACTGCTGCCACATTCTCGCCGTCGCCCCGGCTCCCCTTTTTACCTGCCAGACTCAGTAAGGTAGGCCGTAAGTCAATTGCACTTATGACAGACTGGTTATCAGTGCGGCCTTTTGGAGTTTTGGCCGGATAGCGAACAATGAAAGGCATACGGATGCCACCTTCGTAAAGCGAGAGCTTACTGCCCCGGAATTCACCTGACCGTTTTCCCTGAAAAGTGGGTAGCGCACCGTTGTCGCTCGTGAACATAACAAGCGTATTGTCGTCGATGCCCAAGGCTTTCAAGCCCGCCATCAACCGACCAATCTGCACATCGAGGTCGGCTAGTACGGCATTGAATTCGCGCGGCTTTTCGGTTCCTTTGGGAAACTCGTTGAGAGTTGTTTCATCAGGAACCCAGGGTGTATGAACATCGTCGGGCCAGAGGTTGATATAACAGGGTTTACTGGGATTACGCTTCAGGAAATCGAGCGTTTTATCAACAAAGTAGGCCGTGCGGTTCCAACGTTTCACACTATCCGATTTAGCCCAAATCCAATTGGTCGACGTAAGTAGTGGATCTGGATCGGGGCTTTCCCAGGTACTGGCATATTCATCGAAACCGTATTGGCGGATACCGGGCGCATTGTCGACATCGCGCCCACCTCCCATGTGCCATTTGCCAAAATGCGCTGTCGTATAACCTGCCGTTTTAAGTTCACGGGCTACCGATGGCGCCGAAGCGTCCAGAAAATCGGCTTGTTCGCAGGTGCGGTTGTGTTTCCGCTCAGCCAGAAACGAAGTAATGCGCCATTTGCCGGGAACATTTCCCGTCAGAAGACCCACTCGCGAAGGCGAGCATATCGGGGCCGCGCTATAATAGTTGGTGAATTTAATGCCCTCGGCGGCCAATCGGTCGATGTTGGGCGTAGGTGGTAACTGGCTGGCTGAATTACTCGATCGATAACAACCCACATCAGCCGAACCCATATCGTCGATCAGAATCAGAATGATATTGGGCGGACGGTTCGTTTGCTTCTGCGTCGTCGTTGGTCTTGAAGGTCCAAAGCTACTAAACAGCAGAACTAGGCCGATTATCGGAAGTACCAGTCGAATAGTCATAGAAAACTCGGGTCAATTGCCTTGTAAAGCGAAATAAGCGGTTGGATATAGTGTCCTACTAATCCAATCGCGAAACTAGTCAAGGTTGTTTATACTCGATATGGGTATTCGATAAGAATAATCGCTTAGAGAGCGCAGTCTTTGAGGTTTAACCACACCCGTTTTTTTTTGACTGTTGCGCCGTACCTTTGTTCTGAAGGATTGGTTCGATAGATACGCCATATCTCCAAGATATGGCGTATCTATCGAACCAATCCTTCAGAACTGCTTATTAACCAGAGATGACAGACGTACTCATTATTGGCGGTGGTATTGTAGGATTGGCTACCGCTTTGCAACTAAAACAACAACGCCCCGCGCTAAAGGTCGTTTTGATTGAGAAAGAATCAGCCGTAGCCCGCCACCAGACCGGCCATAATAGTGGGGTTATTCACTCCGGATTGTACTACAAACCAGGCAGCCTGAAAGCGACCAACTGCATTCAGGGCTATAAAATGCTCATTGACTTTTGTGATGCGGAAAATATCCCCTATGATCTGTGTGGCAAGATTGTCGTGGCGACTAAGCAGGAAGAACTACCCCAACTAGAAACTCTTTATCAACGCGGCCAGCAAAACGGCTTGGGCGGTTTGAAAAAGCTGACAGTCGCCGAAATGCGGGAAATTGAACCACACGTGACGGGCGTAGCAGGCATGTTCGTTCCGCAAACGGGCATCATTGATTATAAGCAGGTGTCCGACAAATACGCTGAGAAGTTTCAGGCGTTGGGTGGTGAAATTCGTCTTAATGAGCGAGTTGAGGATATAACGCCAGGTACGAGTTTGAGTATTGTTGTGACTAATAAAAGCCGATATGAAACTAAGCTGGTCGTTAACTGCGCTGGGTTGTATTCTGATAAAATGGCTCAACTCACGCAACCGGGTGGCGTTGACGTCCGCATTGTGCCATTTCGGGGCGAGTATTTCAAGATTAAGTCACATAAGGAATACCTGGTTAAAAACCTGATTTATCCGGTTCCTGATCCAAATTTCCCGTTCCTGGGCGTTCACTTCACGCGTATGGTGCACGGGGGCGTAGAAGCCGGGCCAAATGCGGTACTGGCGTTCCAGCGGGAAGGCTATAAAAAGTCAGACATCAATCTAAAAGAGCTATTTGAGAACACTCGCGTGGCCGGGGTTCCAGAAAGTAGCTGCTAAATATTGGGAAACGGGTTTGGGCGAGATGTATCGGTCGTTCTCGAAAGCGGCCTTTACCAAAGCGTTACAGGCATTGATTCCGGAAATTCAGGAAGCCGATTTGGAGCCCGGTGGCGCAGGCGTTCGTGCACAAGCATGCGACCGAACGGGTGGTTTGCTGGACGATTTTGCCATCCTGGAAACCGATAAAGCAATCAATGTAGTGAATGCCCCGTCGCCAGCCGCGACCTCGTCATTGTCGATTGGGAAAACGGTTTCGGAGAAGGTGATGGCCCGTTTTTAAATGGACGCACTTGATCCGTTCATTCGGCACATTCAGGCACGAGTTGCGTTGACTGACGAAGAGCTGCAGGAACTGCTTGCAGCCTTTAAACTGAAAAAGGTTAAGAAGAAACAGTTTATCATTCAACCAGATTTTGTGGCCACGCATAGGAGCTATGTGTTGCAGGGTGCCTTACGATCGTATGTCGTTGATCAAAGTGGTGCTGAACACACAATACAGTTTGCGTTGGAGGACTGGTGGATATCGGACTATAACAGCTATTTATACCAAAAGCCAGCTACTCTGTTCGTTGTAGCGCTGGAAGACAGCACCTTAGTGCAAATAGACTACGAGAACGAGCAGCGCCTTAAAGCCGCGAATCATAAATTCGAGACATTTTTTAGAATTGGTGCCGAACGAACAGCAGCTTATCACCAACGGCGGATTATTTCAGCCCTGACCCGCACAGCCGAAGAACGGTATACTGATTTTCTGGAAGCCTATCCTACGGCAGCGCAGCGTTTGCCACAATATGCAATTGCTTCCTATTTGGGGATGACGACCGAGTTTCTTTCTAAAATCAGGCATGACAAGGTTAAGCGAAAAAGTTGAACTGGTTCAAGCGTTTTTCCTAAGCTAGTTCATTTTAAAGCCCTGCCGCTGCTGGCAATTTTGTGGCGTTAAAACACACACAAATGTCACAGAAATTAGCAGGTAAAGTAGCCGTAATTACGGGAGGTAATAGCGGTATTGGGTTTGCAACCGCCAAATTATTCGCCAAAGAAGGCGCAAACGTTACGATCACGGGCCGAAATGAGGCCACTATTAAGAGTGCTACGGCCGAAATTGGGCAGGGAGCTATTGGCTTCGTTAGTGATGTATCCGATATCAACAGCATTGAGCCGGTCTATAAAAAAGTTGAAAGCACATTCGGTAAAATAGATGTACTGATCGTGAATGCGGGTATCGTGATGATTTCTCCACTGGAAAATTTTACCGAGGAGATGTTTGAT
Proteins encoded in this region:
- a CDS encoding sulfatase-like hydrolase/transferase, translated to MTIRLVLPIIGLVLLFSSFGPSRPTTTQKQTNRPPNIILILIDDMGSADVGCYRSSNSASQLPPTPNIDRLAAEGIKFTNYYSAAPICSPSRVGLLTGNVPGKWRITSFLAERKHNRTCEQADFLDASAPSVARELKTAGYTTAHFGKWHMGGGRDVDNAPGIRQYGFDEYASTWESPDPDPLLTSTNWIWAKSDSVKRWNRTAYFVDKTLDFLKRNPSKPCYINLWPDDVHTPWVPDETTLNEFPKGTEKPREFNAVLADLDVQIGRLMAGLKALGIDDNTLVMFTSDNGALPTFQGKRSGEFRGSKLSLYEGGIRMPFIVRYPAKTPKGRTDNQSVISAIDLRPTLLSLAGKKGSRGDGENVAAVLVGKPASRKKPLFWEYGRNNESFRYPEGRDKSPNLAMREGNWKLLVNADGSGAELYNLSTDPSEQTDVSSQNAKLVNDLKAKVLAWRSGLAK
- a CDS encoding Crp/Fnr family transcriptional regulator, encoding MDALDPFIRHIQARVALTDEELQELLAAFKLKKVKKKQFIIQPDFVATHRSYVLQGALRSYVVDQSGAEHTIQFALEDWWISDYNSYLYQKPATLFVVALEDSTLVQIDYENEQRLKAANHKFETFFRIGAERTAAYHQRRIISALTRTAEERYTDFLEAYPTAAQRLPQYAIASYLGMTTEFLSKIRHDKVKRKS
- a CDS encoding anthranilate phosphoribosyltransferase translates to MVLDVSAANTPLGRGIKHIGIGKYGSKPLTPDLLAECRVALTDPTSHPLQRGAFLGALLAKGMTPEERTLEDVIGKGAFSHPTFFINKLCPDLPEGMLPIATKLVRGANLQVTEAEQLGDYLFSDGRCETFRGLAASIMRVRHETNEEYQGLMRAAERTFSPGFGSMSCADRPLVQLAEPFDGVENSYLITPLLAQLFQRRGYGSISLVGRSGGPKFTLNALDLYMNLGCQFLQSNHELDTPLASYGWVLDQKALSPALNRWVDRRHVILKRPFLATLEKVLNPCHAQILVTSVFHITYQMKMAELAMLAGFDGVIVLKRGLEGSLAPSTSRSSGVLCAVRTPKGHLFFQHFEGDSGAFATFRTETETVYEQPQALDNARLIRQFMTEGKTPNADFDNRVRFANALYGRGLDWIEGQLR